The Takifugu flavidus isolate HTHZ2018 chromosome 21, ASM371156v2, whole genome shotgun sequence genome has a window encoding:
- the thrap3b gene encoding thyroid hormone receptor-associated protein 3b isoform X3: protein MCFRIKGSSTGEITRSCLSRKMSKALNSPVRSRSRSKSRSRSYSRSHSRSRSRSRSRKRHYRSRTRSHSRSHSPPHRNYPSRDNRGGFRGHNRGYRRPYHYRGRNRGYYARGHYQNRGGGGGYGYKGNWQGGGGGGGGGGGGWHDRQDHRSHSPRRGRSRTPKKRSGSRSRSRFSDRSSSGKSRHSRRSSYSSHSRSSSPRHRSKSKPDSKDAKAASSQSERSGQAAEGSVIEKASGGKWIDYDTSPKQPSPDDKKEATNDPDGKGSSSGGTLWKTVGHVSSPDKSPTKSGEAAAFGGFGFFSKDDPKDGDKNVISAAFKKFLVENKSKKAGEKDGNKEQNTTEKEKEKGSKSGESFNTSFSDFKEDKVLPFFEAGEEEFLKSHGLKDHNLDEDGVPKATLSCRDIFGKWGDESKYSTTYPAFKEKIRRDIEEDDSVEHMEEELYRSRKHGKKEEKSKKKEKKDKEKSRRSPSPPHAPREKERPLFPAAAAAAAAHQQSPIHHLSSTREEFELKITSLEDMPSSSLSRDLLSSKDPEIRSIFQLVQAAQLRRSPSELFAQHIVSVLHYIKAQHFQSSEMTLSERFAMYQRKAAEAEIRKPRKSPEIHRRIDVSPSAFKRHTHLFDDVEEAGYKDPTNRFKGDVMDLRLDIERRKRFAGREREDKRSPEGSRGPSRDRSSEKSGKRHKKSKKAKRKRDRSPSSSSSSSSSSSPSPYPPHFKGKEFMGEGMDHSEEPYTFTRYPPQDFGGLADRGPRDYEGHNPERGRGRGFFPRVRGRGWNRGNYPGNNSNGNPANMNPVVRPPEEEWDPEYTPKSRKYYLHDDRDGEKTWVDNRGRGRGSFPARRGRFVYRKGGSSPKWTHDMFQGGDDGGLGDENLDVDRKEAKNADDASTLK, encoded by the exons aTCTAGAACTCGGTCCCATTCTCGTTCTCACTCTCCACCCCATAGAAACTACCCATCCagggacaacagaggtgggTTCAGAGGCCACAACCGAGGGTACCGGAGGCCCTATCATTACCGGGGAAGAAACCGAGGCTATTACGCACGTGGTCATTACCAgaacagaggtggaggtggcggCTATGGTTACAAGGGTAATTGGCAaggaggcggcggtggtggtggtggcggtggtggaggGTGGCACGATCGCCAGGACCACCGTTCACACAGTCCCAGGAGGGGGCGTTCCCGCACGCCTAAGAAGCGCTCAGGCAGCCGGAGCCGGTCTCGCTTCTCCGACCGCTCATCTTCTGGCAAATCTCGACACTCTAGGCGATCCAGTTATTCCTCACATTCCCGGTCATCATCTCCACGTCACCGCAGCAAAAGCAAGCCCGACTCCAAGGATGCAAAAGCAGCCAGCAGTCAGTCTGAGAGGTCGGGTcaggcagcagagggcagcgTCATCGAAAAGGCATCTGGAGGTAAATGGATTGACTATGACACCAGTCCTAAACAGCCAAGCCCAGACGATAAGAAAGAAGCTACCAATGATCCCGATGGGAAAGGTTCTTCAAGTGGTGGCACCCTGTGGAAAACCGTTGGCCATGTGTCTTCTCCAGATAAGAGCCCTACAAAGTCGGGAGAAGCGGCAGCCTTCGGTGGCTTTGGCTTCTTCTCGAAGGATGATCCCAAAGACGGCGATAAGAATGTGATCTCTGCTGCCTTCAAAAA GTTCTTGGTtgagaacaaaagcaaaaagGCTGGTGAGAAGGACGGCAACAAGGAGCAGAACActacagagaaagaaaaagagaagggaaGCAAATCTGGAGAATCTTTCAACACTTCATTCAGTGATTTCAAAGAAGACAAGGTTCTGCCTTTCTTCgaagctggagaagaggagtTCCTCAAGTCCCACGGCCTGAAAGACCACAACCTGGATGAGGATGGCGTTCCTAAAGCCACCCTCAGTTGTcgggacatttttgggaagtggggCGACGAGTCAAAATACTCTACGACCTACCCggcttttaaagagaaaatccGGCGAGATATTGAAGAGGACGATTCTGTAGAGCACATGGAGGAGGAGCTCTACCGAAGCCGCAAGCATggcaagaaagaagagaagtccaaaaagaaagagaagaaagacaaggagaaATCCAGAAGGAGTCCGTCTCCTCCGCATGCCCCCAGGGAGAAGGAGCGCCCGCtgttccctgcagcagcagcagcagcagcagctcatcagcAGTCTCCTATACATCACCTGTCGTCAACACGGGAGGAGTTTGAACTGAAAATCACTTCTCTAGAGGATATGCCCAG TTCATCCTTGTCCCGTGATTTGCTCTCCAGTAAAGATCCAGAGATCCGATCCATTTTCCAGCTGGTTCAGGCAGCGCAGCTCCGCCGCAGCCCCTCCGAGCTCTTTGCTCAGCACATAGTCTCGGTTCTGCATTACATCAAAG CTCAACATTTCCAGTCCTCAGAAATGACTTTAAGTGAGCGATTTGCCATGTAccaaagaaaagctgcagaagcagaaatTAGGAAGCCACGAAAGAGCCCAGAAATTCACAG GAGAATCGATGTTTCCCCCAGTGCCTTTAAGAGGCACACTCACCTCTTTGATGATGTGGAGGAGGCCGGCTACAAG GACCCCACTAACAGGTTCAAAGGAGACGTAATGGACCTTCGCTTGGATATTGAAAGGCGTAAGAGGTTTGCTGGCAGAGAGCGTGAGGATAAGCGGAGTCCCGAAGGCTCCAGAGGGCCCAGTAGAGACAGGTCCTCCGAGAAATCTGGGAAACGCCACAAGAAGTCCAA gaagGCTAAAAGGAAGCGGGATCgttctccatcctcctcttcctcctcttcctcctcttcctccccatcCCCCTATCCTCCTCATTTCAAAGGCAAAGAGTTCATGGGAGAGGGGATGGATCACTCGGAGGAGCCCTACACATTCACTCGTTATCCTCCCCAGGATTTCGGTGGCCTTGCAGACCGAGGCCCCCGAGATTACGAGGGCCATAACCCCGAGCGAGGAAGAGGCCGCGGATTT TTCCccagagtgagagggagaggcTGGAACAGAGGAAATTATCCAGGAAACAACAGTAATGGAAACCCTGCCAATATGAACCCAGTAGTGCGCCCCCCAGAGGAAGAGTGGGACCCTGAATACACCCCCAAGAGCAGGAAGTATTACCTG CACGATGATCGAGATGGGGAGAAAACCTGGGTAGACAACCGTGGGAGAGGTCGCGGTTCCTTCCCAGCCCGCAGAGGGCGCTTTGTCTACCGGAAGGGAGGCAGCAGCCCAAAGTGGACCCATGACATGTTCCAGGGGGGAGACGACGGGGGACTGGGAGATGAGAACCTCGACGTAGACCGCAAAGAAGCCAAGAATGCAGACGACGCCTCCACCCTCAAGTAG
- the thrap3b gene encoding thyroid hormone receptor-associated protein 3b isoform X6, producing MCFRIKGSSTGEITRSCLSRKMSKALNSPVRSRSRSKSRSRSYSRSHSRSRSRSRSRKRHYRSRTRSHSRSHSPPHRNYPSRDNRGGFRGHNRGYRRPYHYRGRNRGYYARGHYQNRGGGGGYGYKGNWQGGGGGGGGGGGGWHDRQDHRSHSPRRGRSRTPKKRSGSRSRSRFSDRSSSGKSRHSRRSSYSSHSRSSSPRHRSKSKPDSKDAKAASSQSERSGQAAEGSVIEKASGDKSPTKSGEAAAFGGFGFFSKDDPKDGDKNVISAAFKKFLVENKSKKAGEKDGNKEQNTTEKEKEKGSKSGESFNTSFSDFKEDKVLPFFEAGEEEFLKSHGLKDHNLDEDGVPKATLSCRDIFGKWGDESKYSTTYPAFKEKIRRDIEEDDSVEHMEEELYRSRKHGKKEEKSKKKEKKDKEKSRRSPSPPHAPREKERPLFPAAAAAAAAHQQSPIHHLSSTREEFELKITSLEDMPSSSLSRDLLSSKDPEIRSIFQLVQAAQLRRSPSELFAQHIVSVLHYIKAQHFQSSEMTLSERFAMYQRKAAEAEIRKPRKSPEIHRRIDVSPSAFKRHTHLFDDVEEAGYKDPTNRFKGDVMDLRLDIERRKRFAGREREDKRSPEGSRGPSRDRSSEKSGKRHKKSKKAKRKRDRSPSSSSSSSSSSSPSPYPPHFKGKEFMGEGMDHSEEPYTFTRYPPQDFGGLADRGPRDYEGHNPERGRGRGFFPRVRGRGWNRGNYPGNNSNGNPANMNPVVRPPEEEWDPEYTPKSRKYYLCEKFGSNYRNVLMNTKSLEHHDDRDGEKTWVDNRGRGRGSFPARRGRFVYRKGGSSPKWTHDMFQGGDDGGLGDENLDVDRKEAKNADDASTLK from the exons aTCTAGAACTCGGTCCCATTCTCGTTCTCACTCTCCACCCCATAGAAACTACCCATCCagggacaacagaggtgggTTCAGAGGCCACAACCGAGGGTACCGGAGGCCCTATCATTACCGGGGAAGAAACCGAGGCTATTACGCACGTGGTCATTACCAgaacagaggtggaggtggcggCTATGGTTACAAGGGTAATTGGCAaggaggcggcggtggtggtggtggcggtggtggaggGTGGCACGATCGCCAGGACCACCGTTCACACAGTCCCAGGAGGGGGCGTTCCCGCACGCCTAAGAAGCGCTCAGGCAGCCGGAGCCGGTCTCGCTTCTCCGACCGCTCATCTTCTGGCAAATCTCGACACTCTAGGCGATCCAGTTATTCCTCACATTCCCGGTCATCATCTCCACGTCACCGCAGCAAAAGCAAGCCCGACTCCAAGGATGCAAAAGCAGCCAGCAGTCAGTCTGAGAGGTCGGGTcaggcagcagagggcagcgTCATCGAAAAGGCATCTGGAG ATAAGAGCCCTACAAAGTCGGGAGAAGCGGCAGCCTTCGGTGGCTTTGGCTTCTTCTCGAAGGATGATCCCAAAGACGGCGATAAGAATGTGATCTCTGCTGCCTTCAAAAA GTTCTTGGTtgagaacaaaagcaaaaagGCTGGTGAGAAGGACGGCAACAAGGAGCAGAACActacagagaaagaaaaagagaagggaaGCAAATCTGGAGAATCTTTCAACACTTCATTCAGTGATTTCAAAGAAGACAAGGTTCTGCCTTTCTTCgaagctggagaagaggagtTCCTCAAGTCCCACGGCCTGAAAGACCACAACCTGGATGAGGATGGCGTTCCTAAAGCCACCCTCAGTTGTcgggacatttttgggaagtggggCGACGAGTCAAAATACTCTACGACCTACCCggcttttaaagagaaaatccGGCGAGATATTGAAGAGGACGATTCTGTAGAGCACATGGAGGAGGAGCTCTACCGAAGCCGCAAGCATggcaagaaagaagagaagtccaaaaagaaagagaagaaagacaaggagaaATCCAGAAGGAGTCCGTCTCCTCCGCATGCCCCCAGGGAGAAGGAGCGCCCGCtgttccctgcagcagcagcagcagcagcagctcatcagcAGTCTCCTATACATCACCTGTCGTCAACACGGGAGGAGTTTGAACTGAAAATCACTTCTCTAGAGGATATGCCCAG TTCATCCTTGTCCCGTGATTTGCTCTCCAGTAAAGATCCAGAGATCCGATCCATTTTCCAGCTGGTTCAGGCAGCGCAGCTCCGCCGCAGCCCCTCCGAGCTCTTTGCTCAGCACATAGTCTCGGTTCTGCATTACATCAAAG CTCAACATTTCCAGTCCTCAGAAATGACTTTAAGTGAGCGATTTGCCATGTAccaaagaaaagctgcagaagcagaaatTAGGAAGCCACGAAAGAGCCCAGAAATTCACAG GAGAATCGATGTTTCCCCCAGTGCCTTTAAGAGGCACACTCACCTCTTTGATGATGTGGAGGAGGCCGGCTACAAG GACCCCACTAACAGGTTCAAAGGAGACGTAATGGACCTTCGCTTGGATATTGAAAGGCGTAAGAGGTTTGCTGGCAGAGAGCGTGAGGATAAGCGGAGTCCCGAAGGCTCCAGAGGGCCCAGTAGAGACAGGTCCTCCGAGAAATCTGGGAAACGCCACAAGAAGTCCAA gaagGCTAAAAGGAAGCGGGATCgttctccatcctcctcttcctcctcttcctcctcttcctccccatcCCCCTATCCTCCTCATTTCAAAGGCAAAGAGTTCATGGGAGAGGGGATGGATCACTCGGAGGAGCCCTACACATTCACTCGTTATCCTCCCCAGGATTTCGGTGGCCTTGCAGACCGAGGCCCCCGAGATTACGAGGGCCATAACCCCGAGCGAGGAAGAGGCCGCGGATTT TTCCccagagtgagagggagaggcTGGAACAGAGGAAATTATCCAGGAAACAACAGTAATGGAAACCCTGCCAATATGAACCCAGTAGTGCGCCCCCCAGAGGAAGAGTGGGACCCTGAATACACCCCCAAGAGCAGGAAGTATTACCTG TGTGAAAAATTTGGATCAAATTacagaaatgttttaatgaaCACGAAATCATTGGAACAC CACGATGATCGAGATGGGGAGAAAACCTGGGTAGACAACCGTGGGAGAGGTCGCGGTTCCTTCCCAGCCCGCAGAGGGCGCTTTGTCTACCGGAAGGGAGGCAGCAGCCCAAAGTGGACCCATGACATGTTCCAGGGGGGAGACGACGGGGGACTGGGAGATGAGAACCTCGACGTAGACCGCAAAGAAGCCAAGAATGCAGACGACGCCTCCACCCTCAAGTAG
- the thrap3b gene encoding thyroid hormone receptor-associated protein 3b isoform X4, giving the protein MSKALNSPVRSRSRSKSRSRSYSRSHSRSRSRSRSRKRHYRSRTRSHSRSHSPPHRNYPSRDNRGGFRGHNRGYRRPYHYRGRNRGYYARGHYQNRGGGGGYGYKGNWQGGGGGGGGGGGGWHDRQDHRSHSPRRGRSRTPKKRSGSRSRSRFSDRSSSGKSRHSRRSSYSSHSRSSSPRHRSKSKPDSKDAKAASSQSERSGQAAEGSVIEKASGGKWIDYDTSPKQPSPDDKKEATNDPDGKGSSSGGTLWKTVGHVSSPDKSPTKSGEAAAFGGFGFFSKDDPKDGDKNVISAAFKKFLVENKSKKAGEKDGNKEQNTTEKEKEKGSKSGESFNTSFSDFKEDKVLPFFEAGEEEFLKSHGLKDHNLDEDGVPKATLSCRDIFGKWGDESKYSTTYPAFKEKIRRDIEEDDSVEHMEEELYRSRKHGKKEEKSKKKEKKDKEKSRRSPSPPHAPREKERPLFPAAAAAAAAHQQSPIHHLSSTREEFELKITSLEDMPSSSLSRDLLSSKDPEIRSIFQLVQAAQLRRSPSELFAQHIVSVLHYIKAQHFQSSEMTLSERFAMYQRKAAEAEIRKPRKSPEIHRRIDVSPSAFKRHTHLFDDVEEAGYKDPTNRFKGDVMDLRLDIERRKRFAGREREDKRSPEGSRGPSRDRSSEKSGKRHKKSKKAKRKRDRSPSSSSSSSSSSSPSPYPPHFKGKEFMGEGMDHSEEPYTFTRYPPQDFGGLADRGPRDYEGHNPERGRGRGFFPRVRGRGWNRGNYPGNNSNGNPANMNPVVRPPEEEWDPEYTPKSRKYYLCEKFGSNYRNVLMNTKSLEHHDDRDGEKTWVDNRGRGRGSFPARRGRFVYRKGGSSPKWTHDMFQGGDDGGLGDENLDVDRKEAKNADDASTLK; this is encoded by the exons aTCTAGAACTCGGTCCCATTCTCGTTCTCACTCTCCACCCCATAGAAACTACCCATCCagggacaacagaggtgggTTCAGAGGCCACAACCGAGGGTACCGGAGGCCCTATCATTACCGGGGAAGAAACCGAGGCTATTACGCACGTGGTCATTACCAgaacagaggtggaggtggcggCTATGGTTACAAGGGTAATTGGCAaggaggcggcggtggtggtggtggcggtggtggaggGTGGCACGATCGCCAGGACCACCGTTCACACAGTCCCAGGAGGGGGCGTTCCCGCACGCCTAAGAAGCGCTCAGGCAGCCGGAGCCGGTCTCGCTTCTCCGACCGCTCATCTTCTGGCAAATCTCGACACTCTAGGCGATCCAGTTATTCCTCACATTCCCGGTCATCATCTCCACGTCACCGCAGCAAAAGCAAGCCCGACTCCAAGGATGCAAAAGCAGCCAGCAGTCAGTCTGAGAGGTCGGGTcaggcagcagagggcagcgTCATCGAAAAGGCATCTGGAGGTAAATGGATTGACTATGACACCAGTCCTAAACAGCCAAGCCCAGACGATAAGAAAGAAGCTACCAATGATCCCGATGGGAAAGGTTCTTCAAGTGGTGGCACCCTGTGGAAAACCGTTGGCCATGTGTCTTCTCCAGATAAGAGCCCTACAAAGTCGGGAGAAGCGGCAGCCTTCGGTGGCTTTGGCTTCTTCTCGAAGGATGATCCCAAAGACGGCGATAAGAATGTGATCTCTGCTGCCTTCAAAAA GTTCTTGGTtgagaacaaaagcaaaaagGCTGGTGAGAAGGACGGCAACAAGGAGCAGAACActacagagaaagaaaaagagaagggaaGCAAATCTGGAGAATCTTTCAACACTTCATTCAGTGATTTCAAAGAAGACAAGGTTCTGCCTTTCTTCgaagctggagaagaggagtTCCTCAAGTCCCACGGCCTGAAAGACCACAACCTGGATGAGGATGGCGTTCCTAAAGCCACCCTCAGTTGTcgggacatttttgggaagtggggCGACGAGTCAAAATACTCTACGACCTACCCggcttttaaagagaaaatccGGCGAGATATTGAAGAGGACGATTCTGTAGAGCACATGGAGGAGGAGCTCTACCGAAGCCGCAAGCATggcaagaaagaagagaagtccaaaaagaaagagaagaaagacaaggagaaATCCAGAAGGAGTCCGTCTCCTCCGCATGCCCCCAGGGAGAAGGAGCGCCCGCtgttccctgcagcagcagcagcagcagcagctcatcagcAGTCTCCTATACATCACCTGTCGTCAACACGGGAGGAGTTTGAACTGAAAATCACTTCTCTAGAGGATATGCCCAG TTCATCCTTGTCCCGTGATTTGCTCTCCAGTAAAGATCCAGAGATCCGATCCATTTTCCAGCTGGTTCAGGCAGCGCAGCTCCGCCGCAGCCCCTCCGAGCTCTTTGCTCAGCACATAGTCTCGGTTCTGCATTACATCAAAG CTCAACATTTCCAGTCCTCAGAAATGACTTTAAGTGAGCGATTTGCCATGTAccaaagaaaagctgcagaagcagaaatTAGGAAGCCACGAAAGAGCCCAGAAATTCACAG GAGAATCGATGTTTCCCCCAGTGCCTTTAAGAGGCACACTCACCTCTTTGATGATGTGGAGGAGGCCGGCTACAAG GACCCCACTAACAGGTTCAAAGGAGACGTAATGGACCTTCGCTTGGATATTGAAAGGCGTAAGAGGTTTGCTGGCAGAGAGCGTGAGGATAAGCGGAGTCCCGAAGGCTCCAGAGGGCCCAGTAGAGACAGGTCCTCCGAGAAATCTGGGAAACGCCACAAGAAGTCCAA gaagGCTAAAAGGAAGCGGGATCgttctccatcctcctcttcctcctcttcctcctcttcctccccatcCCCCTATCCTCCTCATTTCAAAGGCAAAGAGTTCATGGGAGAGGGGATGGATCACTCGGAGGAGCCCTACACATTCACTCGTTATCCTCCCCAGGATTTCGGTGGCCTTGCAGACCGAGGCCCCCGAGATTACGAGGGCCATAACCCCGAGCGAGGAAGAGGCCGCGGATTT TTCCccagagtgagagggagaggcTGGAACAGAGGAAATTATCCAGGAAACAACAGTAATGGAAACCCTGCCAATATGAACCCAGTAGTGCGCCCCCCAGAGGAAGAGTGGGACCCTGAATACACCCCCAAGAGCAGGAAGTATTACCTG TGTGAAAAATTTGGATCAAATTacagaaatgttttaatgaaCACGAAATCATTGGAACAC CACGATGATCGAGATGGGGAGAAAACCTGGGTAGACAACCGTGGGAGAGGTCGCGGTTCCTTCCCAGCCCGCAGAGGGCGCTTTGTCTACCGGAAGGGAGGCAGCAGCCCAAAGTGGACCCATGACATGTTCCAGGGGGGAGACGACGGGGGACTGGGAGATGAGAACCTCGACGTAGACCGCAAAGAAGCCAAGAATGCAGACGACGCCTCCACCCTCAAGTAG
- the thrap3b gene encoding thyroid hormone receptor-associated protein 3b isoform X1: MCFRIKGSSTGEITRSCLSRKMSKALNSPVRSRSRSKSRSRSYSRSHSRSRSRSRSRKRHYRSRTRSHSRSHSPPHRNYPSRDNRGGFRGHNRGYRRPYHYRGRNRGYYARGHYQNRGGGGGYGYKGNWQGGGGGGGGGGGGWHDRQDHRSHSPRRGRSRTPKKRSGSRSRSRFSDRSSSGKSRHSRRSSYSSHSRSSSPRHRSKSKPDSKDAKAASSQSERSGQAAEGSVIEKASGGKWIDYDTSPKQPSPDDKKEATNDPDGKGSSSGGTLWKTVGHVSSPDKSPTKSGEAAAFGGFGFFSKDDPKDGDKNVISAAFKKFLVENKSKKAGEKDGNKEQNTTEKEKEKGSKSGESFNTSFSDFKEDKVLPFFEAGEEEFLKSHGLKDHNLDEDGVPKATLSCRDIFGKWGDESKYSTTYPAFKEKIRRDIEEDDSVEHMEEELYRSRKHGKKEEKSKKKEKKDKEKSRRSPSPPHAPREKERPLFPAAAAAAAAHQQSPIHHLSSTREEFELKITSLEDMPSSSLSRDLLSSKDPEIRSIFQLVQAAQLRRSPSELFAQHIVSVLHYIKAQHFQSSEMTLSERFAMYQRKAAEAEIRKPRKSPEIHRRIDVSPSAFKRHTHLFDDVEEAGYKDPTNRFKGDVMDLRLDIERRKRFAGREREDKRSPEGSRGPSRDRSSEKSGKRHKKSKKAKRKRDRSPSSSSSSSSSSSPSPYPPHFKGKEFMGEGMDHSEEPYTFTRYPPQDFGGLADRGPRDYEGHNPERGRGRGFFPRVRGRGWNRGNYPGNNSNGNPANMNPVVRPPEEEWDPEYTPKSRKYYLCEKFGSNYRNVLMNTKSLEHHDDRDGEKTWVDNRGRGRGSFPARRGRFVYRKGGSSPKWTHDMFQGGDDGGLGDENLDVDRKEAKNADDASTLK; the protein is encoded by the exons aTCTAGAACTCGGTCCCATTCTCGTTCTCACTCTCCACCCCATAGAAACTACCCATCCagggacaacagaggtgggTTCAGAGGCCACAACCGAGGGTACCGGAGGCCCTATCATTACCGGGGAAGAAACCGAGGCTATTACGCACGTGGTCATTACCAgaacagaggtggaggtggcggCTATGGTTACAAGGGTAATTGGCAaggaggcggcggtggtggtggtggcggtggtggaggGTGGCACGATCGCCAGGACCACCGTTCACACAGTCCCAGGAGGGGGCGTTCCCGCACGCCTAAGAAGCGCTCAGGCAGCCGGAGCCGGTCTCGCTTCTCCGACCGCTCATCTTCTGGCAAATCTCGACACTCTAGGCGATCCAGTTATTCCTCACATTCCCGGTCATCATCTCCACGTCACCGCAGCAAAAGCAAGCCCGACTCCAAGGATGCAAAAGCAGCCAGCAGTCAGTCTGAGAGGTCGGGTcaggcagcagagggcagcgTCATCGAAAAGGCATCTGGAGGTAAATGGATTGACTATGACACCAGTCCTAAACAGCCAAGCCCAGACGATAAGAAAGAAGCTACCAATGATCCCGATGGGAAAGGTTCTTCAAGTGGTGGCACCCTGTGGAAAACCGTTGGCCATGTGTCTTCTCCAGATAAGAGCCCTACAAAGTCGGGAGAAGCGGCAGCCTTCGGTGGCTTTGGCTTCTTCTCGAAGGATGATCCCAAAGACGGCGATAAGAATGTGATCTCTGCTGCCTTCAAAAA GTTCTTGGTtgagaacaaaagcaaaaagGCTGGTGAGAAGGACGGCAACAAGGAGCAGAACActacagagaaagaaaaagagaagggaaGCAAATCTGGAGAATCTTTCAACACTTCATTCAGTGATTTCAAAGAAGACAAGGTTCTGCCTTTCTTCgaagctggagaagaggagtTCCTCAAGTCCCACGGCCTGAAAGACCACAACCTGGATGAGGATGGCGTTCCTAAAGCCACCCTCAGTTGTcgggacatttttgggaagtggggCGACGAGTCAAAATACTCTACGACCTACCCggcttttaaagagaaaatccGGCGAGATATTGAAGAGGACGATTCTGTAGAGCACATGGAGGAGGAGCTCTACCGAAGCCGCAAGCATggcaagaaagaagagaagtccaaaaagaaagagaagaaagacaaggagaaATCCAGAAGGAGTCCGTCTCCTCCGCATGCCCCCAGGGAGAAGGAGCGCCCGCtgttccctgcagcagcagcagcagcagcagctcatcagcAGTCTCCTATACATCACCTGTCGTCAACACGGGAGGAGTTTGAACTGAAAATCACTTCTCTAGAGGATATGCCCAG TTCATCCTTGTCCCGTGATTTGCTCTCCAGTAAAGATCCAGAGATCCGATCCATTTTCCAGCTGGTTCAGGCAGCGCAGCTCCGCCGCAGCCCCTCCGAGCTCTTTGCTCAGCACATAGTCTCGGTTCTGCATTACATCAAAG CTCAACATTTCCAGTCCTCAGAAATGACTTTAAGTGAGCGATTTGCCATGTAccaaagaaaagctgcagaagcagaaatTAGGAAGCCACGAAAGAGCCCAGAAATTCACAG GAGAATCGATGTTTCCCCCAGTGCCTTTAAGAGGCACACTCACCTCTTTGATGATGTGGAGGAGGCCGGCTACAAG GACCCCACTAACAGGTTCAAAGGAGACGTAATGGACCTTCGCTTGGATATTGAAAGGCGTAAGAGGTTTGCTGGCAGAGAGCGTGAGGATAAGCGGAGTCCCGAAGGCTCCAGAGGGCCCAGTAGAGACAGGTCCTCCGAGAAATCTGGGAAACGCCACAAGAAGTCCAA gaagGCTAAAAGGAAGCGGGATCgttctccatcctcctcttcctcctcttcctcctcttcctccccatcCCCCTATCCTCCTCATTTCAAAGGCAAAGAGTTCATGGGAGAGGGGATGGATCACTCGGAGGAGCCCTACACATTCACTCGTTATCCTCCCCAGGATTTCGGTGGCCTTGCAGACCGAGGCCCCCGAGATTACGAGGGCCATAACCCCGAGCGAGGAAGAGGCCGCGGATTT TTCCccagagtgagagggagaggcTGGAACAGAGGAAATTATCCAGGAAACAACAGTAATGGAAACCCTGCCAATATGAACCCAGTAGTGCGCCCCCCAGAGGAAGAGTGGGACCCTGAATACACCCCCAAGAGCAGGAAGTATTACCTG TGTGAAAAATTTGGATCAAATTacagaaatgttttaatgaaCACGAAATCATTGGAACAC CACGATGATCGAGATGGGGAGAAAACCTGGGTAGACAACCGTGGGAGAGGTCGCGGTTCCTTCCCAGCCCGCAGAGGGCGCTTTGTCTACCGGAAGGGAGGCAGCAGCCCAAAGTGGACCCATGACATGTTCCAGGGGGGAGACGACGGGGGACTGGGAGATGAGAACCTCGACGTAGACCGCAAAGAAGCCAAGAATGCAGACGACGCCTCCACCCTCAAGTAG